A part of Candidatus Dechloromonas phosphoritropha genomic DNA contains:
- a CDS encoding phage late control D family protein codes for MTAPALPLVGITRFTLTIGGVTLAPAVKADISSLELCEDLNMPAMLTFSLNLWDSMRLRLKEDYLDQFALGTPIELTLGINSESAVFSGEVTALEPVFGGLDGHDSLKVQAYNRLHRLTFGDHQRTFKDRTSSDIASEIASNLGLTASVDSTNDKHPHLTQINETDLAFLLRLARPLNYEVSVEDKMLSFCKPKPQAGAVVSLTYRRDLVEFTPRQRAMPEGTKVEVRGWDVKTKKPIVGKAGPGDETAKMGSGLTGAERSTAAFSATSTTHTISAPALINADQATQIAKAWYDRQQNTFIKAEGECAGSPLIRAGKTIDIAGVGKVFSATYYVESAKHTIGPTGYRTRFEVTRNTL; via the coding sequence ATGACCGCACCCGCGCTGCCACTCGTCGGGATCACACGGTTCACGCTGACCATCGGCGGTGTGACGCTGGCGCCAGCCGTGAAAGCTGATATCTCGTCGCTTGAGCTATGCGAGGATCTGAATATGCCGGCGATGCTGACGTTCTCGCTCAACCTCTGGGACAGCATGCGTTTGCGGCTGAAGGAAGATTATCTGGATCAGTTTGCGCTGGGAACACCGATCGAGCTCACCTTGGGCATTAACAGCGAGAGCGCCGTATTTTCCGGCGAGGTGACGGCACTGGAGCCGGTATTCGGTGGCCTCGATGGCCATGACAGCCTCAAGGTACAGGCCTATAATCGCCTGCACCGGCTGACCTTCGGAGATCATCAGCGAACCTTCAAGGACCGGACGTCCAGCGACATCGCCTCCGAGATCGCCAGCAATCTCGGCTTGACGGCTTCAGTCGACAGCACCAATGACAAACATCCGCACCTGACGCAGATCAACGAGACCGACCTGGCCTTCTTGCTGCGCCTGGCGAGACCGCTGAACTACGAAGTTTCGGTGGAGGACAAGATGCTGAGCTTTTGCAAACCTAAACCGCAAGCCGGAGCCGTTGTCAGCCTGACCTACCGACGTGATCTGGTCGAATTCACGCCGCGCCAACGCGCCATGCCCGAAGGCACCAAGGTGGAAGTTCGCGGTTGGGATGTCAAAACCAAAAAGCCCATCGTGGGCAAGGCCGGGCCGGGCGACGAAACCGCCAAAATGGGCAGCGGTCTGACGGGTGCCGAGCGGTCAACGGCCGCATTCTCAGCCACATCCACAACGCACACCATTAGCGCACCGGCGCTGATCAACGCCGACCAGGCGACACAGATCGCCAAGGCCTGGTACGACCGCCAACAAAACACCTTCATCAAGGCCGAGGGTGAATGCGCCGGGTCACCGTTGATCCGGGCCGGCAAGACGATCGATATCGCTGGCGTCGGCAAGGTCTTCAGCGCCACTTACTACGTCGAGTCGGCCAAGCATACGATTGGACCGACCGGCTACCGCACCCGCTTCGAAGTAACGAGGAACACCCTATGA
- a CDS encoding phage tail protein translates to MVGVVVGIVTNIKDPDNLGRVRVKFSWFSESDESEWARVATLMAGKGRGSVFLPEVDDEVLVAFEQGDMRRPFVIGALWNGVDTLPAEFANDGKNNVRLIKSRSGHLIKLDDTDGSEKIEVIDKSGKNSMVIDTKNNTITITTEKDLILRAPQGKISLEAKELELKSSAALKVEAGSEMNVKASATMNIKGATVNIN, encoded by the coding sequence ATGGTCGGCGTCGTCGTCGGAATCGTCACCAACATCAAGGACCCGGACAACCTGGGCCGTGTACGTGTGAAGTTCTCGTGGTTTTCCGAATCCGACGAAAGCGAATGGGCCCGGGTCGCCACACTGATGGCCGGCAAGGGACGCGGCAGCGTATTCCTGCCGGAGGTCGATGACGAGGTTCTGGTGGCCTTTGAACAAGGCGATATGCGGCGACCGTTCGTGATCGGCGCGCTGTGGAACGGTGTCGACACCTTGCCGGCCGAGTTTGCCAACGACGGCAAGAACAATGTCCGGCTCATCAAGTCGCGCAGCGGCCACCTCATCAAGCTCGATGACACCGACGGCAGCGAAAAAATCGAGGTGATCGACAAGTCCGGCAAGAACTCGATGGTGATCGATACCAAGAACAACACCATCACCATCACCACCGAGAAGGACCTAATACTGCGGGCGCCGCAGGGCAAGATCAGCCTGGAGGCCAAGGAGTTGGAGCTGAAGTCCAGCGCCGCCCTCAAGGTCGAGGCCGGATCGGAAATGAACGTCAAGGCGAGTGCGACCATGAACATCAAGGGTGCGACCGTCAACATCAACTAA